One stretch of Vulpes lagopus strain Blue_001 chromosome X, ASM1834538v1, whole genome shotgun sequence DNA includes these proteins:
- the LOC121482709 gene encoding melanoma-associated antigen 4-like: MSLGKSNELWELGEDPDEAQGLLDALQSRAEEEGQVPSPWSLPSLSSSSPSFSFYGLLGPPEEGSTTEGSPSPLQSSQSAITSPYDGATRGLGQPQTAGPYSPGEVGSSGSEGQEDADPYPCGWVSIGLGQPQPAGPNGPGMVGSNPPEQQEDEQPQGMFHMKTAALVMFLLLKYRTKQPTSKAEMLEVITPAFQDDFPVILSEASICLRLVLGLDVTEVDPREDSYDLNIVLGLTWDGMVSGQGDLPKTSLLVLVLGLIVLEDDCAPEEEVWETLGVMGVYDGQEHIVYGEPRDLLTNVWVQEGYLECRPVVGSDPARYEFLWGPRAHVETSKLQVMDYAFQVSSSLVVSSLALCEQILR; encoded by the coding sequence ATGTCCCTCGGGAAGAGCAATGAGCTTTGGGAGCTGGGAGAAGACCCGGATGAAGCCCAGGGCCTGCTGGATGCCCTGCAGTCCAgggctgaggaggaggggcaggttcCATCTCCCTGGtctcttccctctctgtcctcttcctccccttccttttctttctatggCCTCCTTGGCCCCCCAGAGGAGGGATCTACTACTGAGGGGTCCCCAAGTCCTCTCCAGAGCTCTCAGAGTGCCATCACCTCCCCCTATGACGGGGCAACCAGGGGCCTTGGCCAGCCCCAGACTGCTGGCCCCTACAGCCCAGGGGAGGTGGGCTCAAGCGGAAGTGAAGGGCAGGAAGATGCTGACCCATACCCCTGTGGCTGGGTATCCATTGGCCTTGGCCAGCCCCAGCCTGCTGGCCCCAATGGCCCAGGGATGGTGGGGTCAAACCCACCTGAACAGCAGGAAGATGAGCAGCCCCAGGGCATGTTTCACATGAAGACGGCTGCGCTTGTGATGTTCCTACTCCTCAAGTATCGCACCAAGCAGCCCACCAGCAAGGCAGAGATGCTGGAAGTCATCACCCCAGCATTCCAGGATGACTTCCCTGTCATCTTGAGCGAAGCATCCATATGCTTGCGCCTGGTCCTTGGCCTAGACGTGACTGAAGTGGATCCCAGAGAGGACTCCTACGACCTCAACATcgtcctgggcctcacctgggaTGGGATGGTGAGCGGTCAGGGGGACCTGCCCAAAACCAGCCTCCTGGTGCTGGTCCTGGGGTTGATCGTCCTGGAGGATGACTGTGCCCCCGAGGAGGAGGTGTGGGAGACCCTGGGGGTCATGGGGGTGTATGATGGCCAGGAGCACATCGTCTATGGGGAGCCCAGGGACCTCCTCACCAATGTCTGGGTGCAGGAAGGCTACCTGGAGTGCCGGCCGGTGGTGGGCAGTGACCCTGCCCGCTACGAGTTCCTGTGGGGGCCCAGGGCCCATGTGGAAACCAGCAAGTTGCAGGTCATGGACTATGCGTTCCAAGTCAGTAGCAGCCTCGTGGTTTCCTCCCTGGCCCTGTGTGAACAGATTCTGAGATAA